The Chthoniobacterales bacterium nucleotide sequence CATTGAACACAAGACGGTGGCGCGTTCGCTCAATCGCATGCAGCAGCTCAACGCTGTCACCATCAGCGGCGTGCCGGCGCAACCCTTGGAGACGGTGCTGAAGTTTCTCGAAACCGAAGCGGCCAAAACTTTGCCCAAAGGTTACGTGATCGATTACACCGGAGAGTCTCGCCAGCTTCGGACGGAAGGCAGCAAGTTTCTGCCCGCGTTCTCGCTCGCCGTCATCCTGATTTTTCTCGTCCTCGCGGCACAGTTCAATAGCTTCCGCGATCCGTTCATCATTCTGCTTGGCTCCGTGCCCCTGGCGATGTTCGGCGCACTTTTGTTCACGTTCCTCAAGATGCCGTTCGGTCAGTTCTGGACCAACTCGTTCACCACCACCCTCAACATCTATTCGCAGGTCGGGCTCGTCACCCTGGTGGGATTGGTGGCGAAGAACGGCATCCTGATTGTGGAATTCGCGAACAAACTCCAATTGACCGGCCTGTCGAAACTGGACGCGATCGCGCAAGCGGCGCGCATTCGGTTGCGCCCGGTGATGATGACCACCGTTGCCACCGTCGCGGGTCACTTCCCGCTCACGCTGGTCACTGGCGCGGGCGCGGCGGCCCGGAATTCGATCGGGTTGGTGCTCGTGGGCGGGATGACCATTGGAACCATCTTCACCCTCTTTATCGTCCCGTCGCTTTACATGCTGATCGCGAAGGAACACCATGAAGGCCGGGAAGACGAGATGGAGGCGGAAGACGAGCCCGAGCTGGCATCGCAATCGCCGGAATCTCGCGAGGTTCCGGAGCCAATGCTTGCGCGCGATGGCGATCTCGATTGGCGACCGGCCTAATTGCGGCTGCAACTGCAAGAGGTGGATCGAGCGCCACGTCCCTCGATAAAGCTGGATCGCGCGCTACGTCGCGCGATTTGTGGGACCCCCATGTTCATCGACCGGCATTTCCAACTACCTCTCCCTCATCGAGCGCGGAGCGCTCGATCCACCATGGCCAATCCTCCGCCCTTTTACATAAGCCCGCGGCGACCGGATTCTGACGGATGTAATTGATCTTGGCTGCTAGTTGCTCGCCCCGTTCATCGTCCCGCAATCGATGATCGAAGTAGCCGTTTTGCCAGGCAATTCCATGCTGGACCGTTTGATATCGTTTCCAATCGCCAATCACGCGACTCATCTGTTTGTCGGGATCGAAAGAGAGCAGCGCGTGAATGTGATCAGGCATCAACATGAAAATGGTGATGTACCAACGCCGTCGACGATGATAGAAGCGCGCGGAATCCATTAGGGATTCAGCGATCGCCGGGCTCGTCAGACCCGGCTGATTTTTCGCCCGATCGAGGGCAATGCGAATGTGAAATAATGCGCCCGTCTCAACCCAGCCGGGTACATCGTGATACAATTTCGAGGGGAACCACCGCGCCACGCGGTAGGATAGGTGGATCGCGCGCTACGTCGCGCGGTTTTTGACGCCTCCGATTCTTCGAACGGCGAATTCCCACAGCAACGCCGCACTCATCGAGCGACGTAGCGCTCGATCCACCTAACGTCAGCGCTTGTCCGGATGCGGCTGCTCGACTTCCCTGGCCACAATCGGCACGGCGTGCTCGCTGGGCTTCACGCGGCGGCCGGCCCGGTTCGCATAAACCTGGGTGAACTCCGCGCCGAAAAGGAGGATCTGCGATGAGTAATAAATCCAGAGCAACAGCGTGATGAGCGAGCTCGCCGCGCCATAGGCCGACGATGCGGCGCCGCTCCCCAGATAAAGCCCAAGCGCCCATTTCCCGATCCCGAAAAAAATCGCGGTCATGACCGCGCCGATCCAGACATCGCGCCATTGAATCTCCGCATCGGGAAGGAATTTGAAGATCATCGCGAAAAGCAGAACGACGACAGTGAAATCGAAGATAAGGTAAACCGAAACCGCGATGGCCAATCCCCCGGGCAAAGCGCCCTGGACATAATGACTGAACCCTTTCAGAAGCGCCTCGATGGTCAGTGAGACCAACAGGAGAAAGAAAACTCCGCCCAGCATGGCGAACGAAACGAAACGCGCCCGGAGAAACGACATGATCCCCTCGCCCGGCTTCGCTTTCACTCCCCAGATCGTGTTCAACGCATCCTGCAATTGGCCGAACACGCCGCTCGCGCCGAAAAGAGCGAGCGCGATCCCGATGACGGTGGCCATCGTGCTCTTGCCCGGTTTCGACGCTTCCGCGGCGATGTCGGTCACGACCTGCACTGCGCTCTTGTCCAGGAAGTAACCCATCTGCTCGGTCACTCTGCTCCAGGCGCCCGCTGGATCGTCGCGAAAGAGGACGCCGATGATGGCGAGCAAAACGAGCACGAGCGGCGCGAGCGCAAAGACCGTGTAGTAGGCCAGGGCAGCGCCGAGCTGCGGCGCCTTGTCGTCCAACCATTCCACGCCGGTCTGCTTCAGCAGACTGAACGCGTTCGGAAAAAACGATGGGCGTTTTGCCATACCAAGAAGCAATCGCAGCGCAAAGGTGGATCGCGCGCTACGCCGCGCGATTTTTGACGCGTCCGATTTCTGCGAAGACCGAAATTCCACAGCGACGCTGCACTCATCGAGCGACGTAGCGCTCGATCCACCCAAACCGTGCGCGTTAACTCTTGTAGGTGGATCGCGCGCTACGTCGCGCGATTTTTGTCGCGTCCGATTTCTGCGAAGACCGAGTTTCCACAGCAACGCTGCACTCATCGAGCGATGGAGCGCTCGATCCACCCAAACCGTGCGCGTTAACTCCTGTAGGTGGATCGCGCGCTACGTCGCGCGATTTTTGTCGCGTCCGATTTCTGCGACGACCGAAATTTCCACAACGACGCTGCACTCATCGAGCGACGGAGCGCTCGGTCCACCCAAACCGTGCGGGAGCTCTGTAGCGGCGTCTGAGACCGCCGGCGCTTCTTCTCAAATCGGTTTCGGCGGTCTGAGACCGCCGCTACAACATTCACTTTCGACGGTCTGAGACCGCCGCTACAGGCCGCTGATGCGTTTAACTCCTGTGGACTGGATGCAACACCTGCAATGGCCGGCGATGATCGCGACCCTGCTTTCGGCCTGGCTCGTCGCGGAGCAATCGAAAACCAGACGCCAATGGGGCTTCTGGATTTTCCTGCTCAGCAACGTTCTCTGGGTGGCGTGGGGCTGGCCGGCCCGCGCCTACGCCCTCGTCGTTCTCCAGTTCGGCCTCGCCTTCCTGAACGTTCGCGGCGTCGCCAAAAACAAACGCGCGTGACGCTTCTGTAGCGCCAAAGGCGCGCCCTCATCTCCAGCCTGGGGCGGCGCCCCAGCATTTCAAGATCAGGAGATCTCAGCGCTGAAAGCGCGATTCAGAGTCGCGCCTTCAGCGCTCGGGCTCAGCCAAGAACCTGGAGTCCCTGGGGCGTCGCCCCAGGCTCAAATTGAATGACCGCCGTTGGCGCAGCGGCCGTGGGTGGACCGGGCGCTCTGCGCGCGGTTCTGACTTGGCCGCATATCGAGCGACGGAACGCTCGATCCACCTACGCGACAGCACCCATCTTTTCCCACTCGACGGTGAGGCGTTCCAAGTCGGCCGTCACCGCGAGCAGTTCGCGGTTCAATTGGGTCGCGGCGCCGCCCCGCTCGTAGGTCTCGGGCTTTTCCAATTCTTCGGTTAATTCCTTCTGTCGGCCTTCGAGTTTGAGAATCTGCATCTCCAAATCGCGAACTTTCTTTTCGTGGTCGCGCTTCAGTTTCGCTTCGGCTTTGCGCTGCTCGGCTTCCGCACGGCGTTGATCGCGCGCCTCGCGCATACCGGGCTTTTGTAGGGCGGGCGCTGCGCCTGCCGTGGCGGTAGATGAGGCAAGCGGAGCGCTTGCCCTACAATCTGAATTCGGATCGACGAGCCCGGCGCGAGCGGAGGTCGCCCGCGACTTATCCAGGTAATAATCGTAATCGCCCGCATAGGGCGTGAGCTTGCCGGCGTTGATGTGCAACACCGTCTTC carries:
- a CDS encoding transposase, with translation MARWFPSKLYHDVPGWVETGALFHIRIALDRAKNQPGLTSPAIAESLMDSARFYHRRRRWYITIFMLMPDHIHALLSFDPDKQMSRVIGDWKRYQTVQHGIAWQNGYFDHRLRDDERGEQLAAKINYIRQNPVAAGLCKRAEDWPWWIERSALDEGEVVGNAGR
- a CDS encoding YihY/virulence factor BrkB family protein — encoded protein: MAKRPSFFPNAFSLLKQTGVEWLDDKAPQLGAALAYYTVFALAPLVLVLLAIIGVLFRDDPAGAWSRVTEQMGYFLDKSAVQVVTDIAAEASKPGKSTMATVIGIALALFGASGVFGQLQDALNTIWGVKAKPGEGIMSFLRARFVSFAMLGGVFFLLLVSLTIEALLKGFSHYVQGALPGGLAIAVSVYLIFDFTVVVLLFAMIFKFLPDAEIQWRDVWIGAVMTAIFFGIGKWALGLYLGSGAASSAYGAASSLITLLLWIYYSSQILLFGAEFTQVYANRAGRRVKPSEHAVPIVAREVEQPHPDKR